AATGCTCAACGAAAGGAGAGGCGCGATGAAATGCCCGGTCTGCAAGACGCCCGACCTGCTGATGGCCGAGCGCCGGTCGATCGAGATCGACTACTGTTCGACCTGCCGCGGCGTGTGGCTTGATCGCGGCGAACTCGACAAGCTGATCGCACACGAAACAGGCGATGCGCCGCCGCGTCGCGACGAGCGGCCCGTGCAGCACGATGCGCAGGCGCCGCGCGGGCGTGGCGATGGCTGCGGGCGCGACGGCCGCTCGCACGATGACCGTTATCGGCACGACGGTCGGCGTCGCAAGAAATCGGTGTTCGACCTGTTCGATTTCGATTGAGCGCGACGGCCGCGTGTCTCGTGCCGCGCGATGAAGAAAGCCCCGCCAGGCGTGATGCCCGGCGGGGCTTCATCATGCGCGTCGCGCGATGGGCACGCGCCGGCGCTTACGCGTTGCCGGCCGCCACGGCGATGCGGCGCGGGCGCGCTTCCTCGCGGCGCGGAATCGTCAACGTGAGCACGCCATCGCGCAGACTCGCATCGATCCGCGACGTGTCGAGATCGGTGCTCAGCACGAACGTGCGCGCGAAGCGCGGTGCGCGGACTTCGGCGTGCCGCACGCGCAGGTCGGCCGGCGTGTCGATGCGCGTATCGGCTTCGATCGTCAGCGTGTCGTCGTGCACCTTCACGTCGAGATTCTCGCGCGGCACACCCGGCAGGTCGGCGCGCAGCGTGACGCGATGTCGGTCTTCGACGATGTCGACGGCCGGCGAGATCGCGGGCCGGCGTGTGCTTTCGGCGGCGCGCGCATGGACCGCGCCGGCCTGGCGTTCGGTCAGGGTCTCGTTCATGTTCATGTCGTTCTCCTGAAGGTTACTGAACGTTGATCGCACGCGGCTTCGATGCCTCGCGCCGGCCGATGCGAATCAGCAGGCAGCCGTTTTCGTAACGCGCGCTGACGTTGTCCGCGTCGGCGTTCTGCGGCAGATCGACCACCCGGCGGAACGCGCCGTGAAAGCGCTCCTGCGCATAGGTGCGCACGTCGTCGCCGTGCTCGTGCGGCGCGGTCTTGCGCTCGCCGCTGATCGTCAGCAGATCCTTGTCGATCGAGACGTCGAAGTCGGCCGCGGCCATGCCGGGGGCGAATGCGACGATCTCGATCGCATCGTCGGTCGCGCCGACGTTCAGCGCGGGAAACGCGCTCGGCCGCACCGCACGGATGCCGGTCGGAAACTCGCCGAACAGATTCGCCATCTGCCGCTGCACGCGGGCGAATTCATCGAACAGGTCGTGGCCGTGATGGATACCGCTCATGAAGGTCCTCCGGAACATGAAACGCGAAAGACACGGCGACGCAACGCCGATGGCGAACGCGACGCGCGGTTTTCCGCTGAGTCGAAACGGGGGCAGTGCGTGTGACGGGCGCTGCCGGGCAACGGGTAATTAGAGGTCGCCGCGGCGGTTTTCAAGAGGGGAAGTGCAACCGGCATCAACGCATCGTGACGTGAATCGATGCGACAATCGTCGCGCAATTTACAGACCACGGAGGCGGGACGGGCATGGACATTCAACGCATCGCGATCGTCGGGGCCGGCGTGATCGGCGCGAGCTGGGCGGCTTTTTATCTGTCGAAGGGCTTCGACGTCGTCGCGACCGATCCCGCACCGCAGGCCGATGCGCGGCTGCGCGACGCGCTCGCTGGATTTCTCGGTGAACGGGCCGCCGAACTTTCCGCGCGGCTGTCGTTCGACGCGGATCTTTCCCGCGCGCTCGATGGCGTCGATTTCGTGCAGGAAAACGGCCCCGAACGGCTCGACCTGAAGCGCGCGCTGTACCGGCAGATGGACGACGTGCTGCCCGCGCACGTGCCGATCGCGTCGAGTTCGTCGGGCCTGAAGATGTCCGACATCCAGACCGCGTGCGACAAGCACCCGGAACGTTGCCTGATCGCGCATCCGTTCAACCCGCCGCACTTGATTCCGCTCGTCGAGCTGGTTGGCGGCGACGCGACCGACCCGAGCGTGATCGCGCGCGTGAAGGGCTTCTACGACGCGCTCGGCAAGCAGACGATCGTGCTCAACAAGGAAATGACCGGCCACGTTGCGAACCGGCTCGCGGCCGCGCTGTTTCGCGAGGTGTATCACCTCGTTGGCGAGGGCGTGGTGAGCGTCGCCGACGCGGACAAGGCGGTTGCTTGGGGCCCCGGCTTGCGCTGGGGGCTGATGGGGCAGTGCCTGACCTATCACCTCGGCGGCGGCGCGGGCGGGATCGCACACTTCCTCGAACATCTGTCGGGGCCGATCGCGACGTGGTGGGACGATCTCGGCACGCCGTCGTTCGATCCGGGCGTCGATCGCAAGCTCAACGAAGAATTACGAGCGATCCAGGGCGAACGTTCGATGCAGGAACTGGCGGCCGAGCGCGACCGGTTGCTCGTCGAGCTGATCGACGCGCGGCGCCGCAGCTTCCTGCCCTGAGCGCGTCGCCGCGCGGCGTTTGGGGCGACCTTGACAGGCTATTGCTGGACGGCCGTTCGCGGCGCCCGCGGCGTCTGCGCGAGCCACGCGGGCTGCGCGGCCTGCACCAGTTCGCGATTGCGTGCTCGCGTCGCGGCATTCGGCGGATAGTTGCCGTCGTTGGTCGGCAGTTCGCCGTCGAGGTACGCCTGCTTCAACTGGGCGAGCACCTCCGCGCGCGTCAGGCCCTGCGCGGGCGCAGCGGCATCGGTTTGTGCAAAGGCTGGGGACAGCAGCGCGGCTGCGGCGGTCGCGACGGCGAATCGCAAGACGTTCATGGTGTGCTCCGATCAAGGGGACGGGACAGCGGACGCGCGGCACACTGCCTGCCGTGCATTCCGAGGGGTCCCATTGTCGCGAGCGGGCGCTGCGCGGACGCTGACGCGTTTCGGGCAAGACTGTCAGTTGCGCGCTCACGCCGCAGCGGGGCGGCGTCGGCGTAACGGCGAAGGCGATCGCTACAGCTCGGCCGCCGCCGCGATCAGCGTCGCTTCGAGCGCGAGCGTCGAACGGGATGCGGCCGCGGGCCGGTCGATCACGTATTCGAGTTCGCCGAGCTCGGGCAGCCCCGCGTCGAGCCGCGCGAGCCCGGCCGGAATCACGTAGCCGGCGAACGCGCTGACGCCGAGTCCCGCGCTCGCCGCCGCGCGCAGCACCGCGATGCTGCTGCTCACGACGGCGATCCGGTACGGGCGGCCGACTGCCTCGAGCGACTCGAGCACGCGTCGGCGCGATACGCTGGGCTCCGGATGCATCGCGAGCGGCAGCACGGCCTCGTGGCCGGTGATCCGCGAATCGGGGCCGGTGCACCAGTACAGCGGTTCGCTGCGGATCACGCGGCCGCGCCGGCTGCCCGCGACGCGCTTCGCGAACACCAGATCGTGGCGGCCTTCGTCGAGCGCGTCGAACAGGTCGCCCGACAACCCCGTCGAGATCGCGAGCTCGACATCCGGATTGCGCTGCACGAAGCTCGCGAGCGCGGCCGTCAGGTGCGCGGACGCGAAATCCTCCGACATCGCAAGCCGCACCTTGCCCGACAGCGGCGGGCCGCACACCGACGTGATCGCCTCGTCCATCAGTTCCAGGATGCGCACCGCGTAGCGGAACAGCGCGTCGCCGTGCTGCGACAGGTGCACGTTGCGCGTGTCGCGCTCGAACAGCGGCCGGTCGAGCAGCTCCTCGAGGCGGCGGATATGCTGGCTGACGGTCGATTGCGACAGGCTCACGCGCTCGGACGCGGCGGTGAAACTGCCGGACTGGGCGACGGCGACGAAGCTGCGCAGCAGCTCGGGCGGTAATGGACGCATTGCTAAATCCACTGAATCGGTTTCGACAACTTCATAAATGGCCGGATTTTGCGGCGCTAGTATCGGATCACGCCCTGGTGCGGCCCATGCAGACGGGGCGCAACGGACGCGTAGCCCGTGTCGCGCCGCCGGCTGCATCGGTCAGTCTAAGCCATCCGGCGTCCGGCCCGAAACCGCATCATCCCATCGACCGCCCGAGAACGCGCTCGCACGACGAGCCGCCGGGCCGCGGCGCACCGCCGCGGGAGACAGACCGTCCGCGCCCGGGATCGGCGTGCGGGCCTGACTCCCGCATGCGTCAGGCGCCCGTCACGAAGAGACTGGAGACGACTCATGATCATCTACGGAACCGCGCTGCTGGCGTTCTGCCATCTGGCCGGACTGTTCCTCGGCGACCTGCTGGGCGCCGCGATCGGCGTGAAGACCAACGTCGGCGGCGTCGGTATCGCGATGCTCCTGCTGATCTGCCTGCGCCTGTGGCTGCACCGGCGTGGCTGGCTCCCGAAGGAGACCGAGGCGGGGGTCGGTTTCTGGGGCGCGATGTACATCCCGGTCGTCGTCGCGATGGCCGCGAACCAGAACGTGGTCGCCGCGCTGAAGGGCGGGCCGGTCGCGCTGCTCGCCGCCATCGGCGCGGTCGCGATCTGCGCATGCTGCATCGCGGTACTCGTGCGCACGGGGCGCGACGACACGGCCTTCGCGGGCGTGCCGCAATTCGAACAACAGTGACGGAGGCCGCCATGCTGCAGATGCTCGAAAAAACCGTCGCCCACAACGGGCTCGTCGCGTCGTTCGCGCTGGTCGGCCTGATCATGTGGCTGTCGTCGATCGCGTCGCGCAAGCTCACCTTCGGCCGCGTGCACGGTTCCGCGATCGCGATCGTGATCGGCCTTGCGCTCGCGTATGTCGGCGGTGCGTTCACCGGAGGGGAAAAGGGAATCGCCGACGTGCCGCTGTTCGCGGGCGTCGGCCTGATGGGCGGTGCGATGCTGCGCGATTTCGCGATCGTCGCGACCGCGTTCGAAGTGCAGCCGACCGAGGCGCGCAAGGCGGGCCTCGTCGGCGTCGTGTCGCTGTTGCTCGGCACCGTGCTGCCGTTCATCGTCGGCGCGTGCGTCGCGCGTGCGTTCGGCTACACCGATGCGGTCAGCATGACGACCATCGGCGCGGGCGCCGTCACCTACATCGTCGGGCCCGTCACGGGTGCCGCGATCGGCGCGAGTTCCGACGTGATCGCGCTCAGCATCGCGACGGGCCTCGTGAAGGCGATCATCGTGATGATCGGTACGCCGGTCGCGGCTGGCTTCATGGGCCTGAGGACGCCGCGCTCCGCGATGATCTTCGGCGGCCTCGCCGGCACCGTGAGCGGCGTGAGCGCGGGCCTTGCCGCGACCGATCGCCGGCTCGTGCCGTATGGCGCGCTGGTCGCGACGTTCCATACCGGCGTCGGCTGCCTGCTCGGGCCGTCGGTGCTGTTCTTCACCACGCGCGCGCTGGTCGGTGCGTGAGCGCGCATCGCCCGTCGCGCGCGATCCAGGCGGCCCGCGCGTGCATCCGTCGCGTGCGGGCGCCGGCGCGCCGCATCCATCGCGGTGTCCTCTGAGTCGGATTCGTCAACATCATCAATCGGCGGCGGCGCCAGGCTTAGAATGCCGCTGAACCATCGAAGCGGGAGAACTGTTCATGACGGGATGGAATCACGCGCGGCAGGCGCGCGATGCACGCCTCGCGGCCGGCGCGGCCTTCGCGCGCGGCAAGCGGGTCGATGCGCGCGATACCGTCGCGTTGCTCGAAGCGGTGCTGCGGCCCGGCGACCGCGTGTGCCTCGAAGGCGACAACCAGAAGCAGGCCGACCTGCTCGCGACGGCACTCGCGGACGTCGATAGCGCGAAGATCCACGATCTGCACATGGTGCAGTCCGGCGTCGTGCTGCCCGAGCATCTCGACGTATTCGAGCGCGGGATCGCGAAGCGGCTCGACTTCGCATATTCGGGCCCGCAGTCGCAGCGGATCGCAAAACTGTTGTTCGGCGGCAAGATCGCACTCGGCGCGGTGCACACGTATCTCGAGCTGTTCGCGCGCTACTTCATCGACCTCACGCCGCAAGTCGCGCTGATCGCGGCGGTCAGCGCGGATGCCGACGGAAACCTGTACACCGGCCCTAACACGGAGGACACGCCGACCGTCGTCGAGGCCACCGCGTTCAAGGACGGCATCGTGATCGCGCAGGTCGACCGCATCGTCGACAAGGTGCCGCGCGTCGACATTCCGGGCGATCGCGTGCATTTCGTCGTCGAGGCCGGCCGGCCGTTCTACGTCGAGCCGCTGTTCACGCGCGACCCGGCCGCGATCACCGAGACCCAGATCCTGACCGCGATGCTCGCGATCAAGGGCATCTATGAACCCTACGGGATCAAGCGGCTGAACCACGGGATCGGCTTCAACACGGCCGCGATCGAGCTGCTGCTGCCGACCTACGGCGCGAAGCTCGGGCTGAAGGGCAAGGTCTGCACGCATTGGGCGCTCAATCCGCACCCGACGCTGATTCCGGCGATCGAATCGGGCTGGGTCGAGCAGATCCACTGCTTCGGCTCCGAAGTCGGGATGGACGACTACATCCGCGCGCGCTCCGACGTGTGGTTCACGGGCCCC
The sequence above is a segment of the Burkholderia diffusa genome. Coding sequences within it:
- a CDS encoding Hsp20/alpha crystallin family protein, giving the protein MNMNETLTERQAGAVHARAAESTRRPAISPAVDIVEDRHRVTLRADLPGVPRENLDVKVHDDTLTIEADTRIDTPADLRVRHAEVRAPRFARTFVLSTDLDTSRIDASLRDGVLTLTIPRREEARPRRIAVAAGNA
- the mdcA gene encoding malonate decarboxylase subunit alpha, whose amino-acid sequence is MTGWNHARQARDARLAAGAAFARGKRVDARDTVALLEAVLRPGDRVCLEGDNQKQADLLATALADVDSAKIHDLHMVQSGVVLPEHLDVFERGIAKRLDFAYSGPQSQRIAKLLFGGKIALGAVHTYLELFARYFIDLTPQVALIAAVSADADGNLYTGPNTEDTPTVVEATAFKDGIVIAQVDRIVDKVPRVDIPGDRVHFVVEAGRPFYVEPLFTRDPAAITETQILTAMLAIKGIYEPYGIKRLNHGIGFNTAAIELLLPTYGAKLGLKGKVCTHWALNPHPTLIPAIESGWVEQIHCFGSEVGMDDYIRARSDVWFTGPDGSLRSNRAFCQTAGLYACDMFIGSTLQIDLAGHSSTVTAERIAGFGGAPNMGSDARGRRHPSEPWLKAGAQADPDTPAALRRGRKLVVQIGETFGDKNVPMFVEKLDALKLADKLQLDLAPIMVYGDDVTHIVTEEGIANLLMCRDKDEREHAIRGVAGYTEVGRGRDRGMVERLRERGVIRRPEDLGIDPLDADRRWLAARSIKDLVHWSGGLYAPPARFRNW
- a CDS encoding LysR substrate-binding domain-containing protein, coding for MRPLPPELLRSFVAVAQSGSFTAASERVSLSQSTVSQHIRRLEELLDRPLFERDTRNVHLSQHGDALFRYAVRILELMDEAITSVCGPPLSGKVRLAMSEDFASAHLTAALASFVQRNPDVELAISTGLSGDLFDALDEGRHDLVFAKRVAGSRRGRVIRSEPLYWCTGPDSRITGHEAVLPLAMHPEPSVSRRRVLESLEAVGRPYRIAVVSSSIAVLRAAASAGLGVSAFAGYVIPAGLARLDAGLPELGELEYVIDRPAAASRSTLALEATLIAAAAEL
- the madL gene encoding malonate transporter subunit MadL, whose protein sequence is MIIYGTALLAFCHLAGLFLGDLLGAAIGVKTNVGGVGIAMLLLICLRLWLHRRGWLPKETEAGVGFWGAMYIPVVVAMAANQNVVAALKGGPVALLAAIGAVAICACCIAVLVRTGRDDTAFAGVPQFEQQ
- a CDS encoding Hsp20/alpha crystallin family protein, coding for MSGIHHGHDLFDEFARVQRQMANLFGEFPTGIRAVRPSAFPALNVGATDDAIEIVAFAPGMAAADFDVSIDKDLLTISGERKTAPHEHGDDVRTYAQERFHGAFRRVVDLPQNADADNVSARYENGCLLIRIGRREASKPRAINVQ
- a CDS encoding zf-TFIIB domain-containing protein produces the protein MKCPVCKTPDLLMAERRSIEIDYCSTCRGVWLDRGELDKLIAHETGDAPPRRDERPVQHDAQAPRGRGDGCGRDGRSHDDRYRHDGRRRKKSVFDLFDFD
- the madM gene encoding malonate transporter subunit MadM, with translation MLQMLEKTVAHNGLVASFALVGLIMWLSSIASRKLTFGRVHGSAIAIVIGLALAYVGGAFTGGEKGIADVPLFAGVGLMGGAMLRDFAIVATAFEVQPTEARKAGLVGVVSLLLGTVLPFIVGACVARAFGYTDAVSMTTIGAGAVTYIVGPVTGAAIGASSDVIALSIATGLVKAIIVMIGTPVAAGFMGLRTPRSAMIFGGLAGTVSGVSAGLAATDRRLVPYGALVATFHTGVGCLLGPSVLFFTTRALVGA
- a CDS encoding 3-hydroxyacyl-CoA dehydrogenase NAD-binding domain-containing protein encodes the protein MDIQRIAIVGAGVIGASWAAFYLSKGFDVVATDPAPQADARLRDALAGFLGERAAELSARLSFDADLSRALDGVDFVQENGPERLDLKRALYRQMDDVLPAHVPIASSSSGLKMSDIQTACDKHPERCLIAHPFNPPHLIPLVELVGGDATDPSVIARVKGFYDALGKQTIVLNKEMTGHVANRLAAALFREVYHLVGEGVVSVADADKAVAWGPGLRWGLMGQCLTYHLGGGAGGIAHFLEHLSGPIATWWDDLGTPSFDPGVDRKLNEELRAIQGERSMQELAAERDRLLVELIDARRRSFLP
- a CDS encoding DUF4148 domain-containing protein, with the translated sequence MNVLRFAVATAAAALLSPAFAQTDAAAPAQGLTRAEVLAQLKQAYLDGELPTNDGNYPPNAATRARNRELVQAAQPAWLAQTPRAPRTAVQQ